The DNA region CGGCTGCAGCATCAGGCCGAATCACTGGCGTGTGTATTTGTCGATGAAGCACAGTTTTTGACCCGACGGCAGGTGTTTGAACTGGGCGAAATTGCAGACCGCATCGGAATTCCTGTGCTGGCGTACGGATTGCGCACGGATTTTCAGGGGAATCTGTTCGAAGGAAGTCAGTACCTGCTGGCGTGGGCTGATGTTCTGTCTGAAATCAAGACCATTTGTCACTGCGGACGAAAGGCCACGATGGTGCTGAGAATCGATTCCGAGGGAAAACCCCTGCGAGCCGGAAATCAAATTAAGGTGGGGGGCAACGAAAGCTATGTGTCCGTCTGC from Planctomycetaceae bacterium includes:
- a CDS encoding thymidine kinase, yielding MAKVYFYYSAMNAGKSTALLQAAYNYQERGMRPLLLTPQLDTRFGAGRIASRIGLQSEAVTFNQTDSLLEIARLQHQAESLACVFVDEAQFLTRRQVFELGEIADRIGIPVLAYGLRTDFQGNLFEGSQYLLAWADVLSEIKTICHCGRKATMVLRIDSEGKPLRAGNQIKVGGNESYVSVC